In one Sporomusa sphaeroides DSM 2875 genomic region, the following are encoded:
- a CDS encoding CPBP family intramembrane glutamic endopeptidase, producing MLKATWNLKAVLAVHVLRLAAGIVVVRLVYPLFFEASPLVIELTDRTLVLVLVLWAIRNTRGDLAALGLSLANWPRNVVKGLAGGLVLLFISLYSERLYTTVLLVSPTQHPIVLEVQAAISWEQLLIPLFLAGVAAPVTEEVLYRMFTFLPCKDKWGLWGGALISAGIFALFHFNAYWLAEMIIVGIGFALLYFWTGSLITSITAHSFINTSKIVMMYLGVPLL from the coding sequence ATGTTAAAAGCTACCTGGAATTTGAAAGCCGTCTTGGCTGTCCATGTTTTGCGGCTGGCTGCCGGAATCGTTGTTGTGCGCTTGGTGTATCCGTTGTTTTTTGAAGCCAGTCCGTTGGTTATTGAACTGACAGACCGGACCCTTGTACTGGTACTCGTGCTGTGGGCAATCCGCAATACCCGGGGTGATTTGGCAGCCTTAGGCTTGTCGCTGGCCAATTGGCCGCGCAATGTAGTGAAAGGGCTGGCAGGCGGGCTGGTGCTGTTATTTATCAGTCTCTATAGCGAGCGGTTGTATACCACAGTCTTATTAGTATCGCCCACCCAGCATCCGATAGTGCTGGAAGTGCAGGCCGCCATATCCTGGGAGCAGCTTCTAATCCCGCTGTTTCTGGCCGGGGTGGCCGCACCGGTTACCGAAGAAGTGCTGTACCGGATGTTTACTTTTTTGCCGTGCAAAGATAAATGGGGGCTCTGGGGGGGCGCGTTAATCAGTGCCGGCATATTTGCTCTTTTTCATTTTAATGCCTACTGGCTGGCAGAAATGATCATTGTCGGCATCGGCTTTGCACTGCTGTATTTTTGGACCGGGTCATTAATCACCTCCATCACGGCGCATTCTTTTATTAACACCAGCAAAATTGTCATGATGTATCTGGGTGTGCCGCTTTTGTAG
- the trsS gene encoding radical SAM (seleno)protein TrsS, with the protein MAPDEKLLKHTESVCPECLKRIPAQNVKRGNDVYLIKECPDHGRFSTVVWRGEPAYESWAYPQKAAPPPVCATGMNRGCPFDCGVCSDHQQPPCGVLLEATSRCNLGCPVCFAGSDAETAGEDPDISVIEGWYRTLFASSGPCNIQLSGGEPTVRDDLPDIVALGHKLGFPFIQLNTNGVRLGTEPEYVKKLKAAGLNCVFLQFDGTNDTIYEHIRGAALLELKEAAISHCADNEIGVVLVSTLVPGINTGNIGELIHYALQKVPHVRAVHFQPIGYLGRYPKAPRNEDRFTIPEVIRALEAQTGGKVKAANFLPPAGENAHCSFHGNFILMPDGSLLPWTLDRSDYYCVKEPRSAGAVYARDFMNRQWRAPQAPSKSVERLTAVTKSKPVINVSSLDDFLERVNTYTLSISGMAFQDAWNLDLDRLRECHIGIVSPDRRVIPFCAYNLTSRAGQTLYRGKGTEND; encoded by the coding sequence GTGGCACCAGATGAAAAGCTTTTAAAGCATACGGAAAGTGTGTGCCCCGAATGTCTTAAACGAATTCCGGCCCAAAATGTAAAACGCGGTAATGATGTTTATCTTATTAAGGAATGTCCGGACCATGGACGGTTCAGCACGGTAGTCTGGCGGGGGGAACCGGCTTATGAAAGCTGGGCTTATCCCCAAAAAGCTGCCCCGCCGCCGGTTTGCGCGACAGGAATGAACCGGGGCTGTCCGTTTGACTGCGGTGTGTGTTCAGACCATCAGCAACCGCCTTGCGGGGTACTCCTGGAGGCAACATCCCGCTGCAATCTGGGTTGTCCGGTTTGCTTCGCCGGCAGTGACGCGGAAACTGCCGGCGAAGATCCTGATATATCAGTCATCGAAGGCTGGTACCGCACCTTGTTTGCCAGCAGCGGACCCTGTAATATTCAATTATCGGGCGGCGAGCCGACGGTGCGCGATGATTTGCCGGACATTGTCGCCCTGGGGCATAAACTGGGCTTTCCTTTTATTCAGCTTAACACCAACGGGGTACGGCTGGGCACAGAGCCGGAATATGTTAAAAAGCTGAAAGCAGCCGGACTCAATTGCGTATTTCTACAGTTTGACGGTACTAATGATACGATATATGAACATATCCGGGGGGCGGCCTTGCTGGAACTGAAGGAAGCTGCAATCAGCCATTGCGCTGACAATGAAATTGGGGTGGTGCTTGTTTCCACTCTGGTACCGGGGATTAATACCGGTAATATTGGTGAATTGATACATTATGCGTTACAAAAAGTGCCTCACGTTCGGGCAGTGCACTTCCAGCCCATAGGGTATCTGGGGCGTTATCCTAAGGCGCCGCGGAATGAAGACCGTTTTACCATCCCGGAGGTCATCCGGGCTCTGGAAGCTCAGACCGGCGGTAAAGTAAAGGCGGCTAATTTTTTGCCGCCGGCTGGTGAAAACGCGCATTGCTCCTTTCACGGCAACTTTATTTTAATGCCGGATGGCAGTTTACTACCGTGGACCCTTGATCGTTCCGATTATTATTGCGTCAAAGAACCCCGCAGTGCAGGGGCGGTATATGCCCGGGATTTCATGAATAGACAGTGGCGGGCTCCGCAGGCGCCGTCAAAGTCAGTTGAGCGCCTTACCGCGGTCACAAAAAGCAAACCGGTAATCAATGTAAGCAGCCTGGATGATTTTTTGGAACGGGTAAACACGTATACGCTCAGTATTTCCGGCATGGCGTTTCAGGATGCCTGGAATTTGGATTTAGACCGGTTACGGGAGTGTCATATTGGTATCGTAAGCCCCGACCGCCGGGTTATACCATTTTGCGCCTATAATTTGACTTCCCGCGCCGGCCAGACTTTATACCGCGGTAAGGGAACAGAGAATGATTAA